A DNA window from Pseudomonas sp. B21-056 contains the following coding sequences:
- a CDS encoding ornithine cyclodeaminase family protein codes for MRIIPAQDIRASINWGDILDALRTAHLGERPLGDSFFIGDADYGLLSRGVVLPGLGAGIKVASMYPANSRATPALPTEHAAFVVIDEVSRAISAILDGPEITRWKTAADSALAAQRLSREDSSVLLVLGAGPIAQALIQAYLHIRPSINEVLLWNRTASKLCDFHDELSGQGLNVSIVSDLDAAVRKADIITCATSSTTPLVRGEFVRPGTHVDLVGGYRADMREADDEALKGARIFVDDHSTSACSGDIQGPLQTGAITEAQIEGDLFALCQDTSFSRQASDRTVYKNAGGAHLDLIVSQYVIEKLKT; via the coding sequence ATGCGAATCATCCCGGCTCAGGACATCCGTGCATCGATCAACTGGGGCGACATACTGGATGCCCTGCGCACGGCTCACCTGGGGGAACGCCCCCTCGGTGACAGCTTCTTCATCGGTGACGCCGACTATGGCCTGCTCAGTCGGGGCGTGGTCCTGCCGGGCCTGGGTGCCGGCATCAAGGTTGCGTCCATGTACCCGGCCAACAGCCGCGCAACCCCTGCCCTGCCGACCGAACATGCGGCGTTCGTGGTCATCGACGAAGTATCCAGGGCCATCAGCGCGATTCTGGACGGACCTGAAATCACCCGCTGGAAAACCGCCGCCGACTCCGCCCTGGCCGCACAGCGCCTGAGCCGGGAAGACAGCTCGGTCCTGCTGGTACTGGGCGCAGGCCCCATTGCCCAGGCACTGATCCAGGCCTATCTGCACATTCGTCCCTCGATCAATGAAGTTCTGCTGTGGAACCGCACGGCGTCCAAGCTCTGCGATTTCCATGACGAACTCAGCGGGCAAGGCCTGAACGTGAGCATCGTGAGCGACCTCGACGCTGCTGTGCGCAAGGCCGACATCATCACCTGCGCCACCAGCAGCACCACGCCTCTGGTTCGCGGGGAATTCGTCCGCCCCGGCACTCATGTCGACCTGGTAGGCGGCTACCGTGCCGACATGCGCGAGGCCGATGACGAAGCATTGAAAGGCGCACGCATCTTCGTCGACGATCACTCGACATCAGCCTGCTCAGGGGACATCCAGGGGCCGCTGCAAACAGGCGCTATTACCGAGGCGCAGATTGAAGGCGACCTGTTCGCTCTTTGCCAGGACACGTCGTTCTCGCGCCAGGCCAGCGACAGGACGGTCTACAAGAATGCCGGCGGCGCGCACCTGGACCTGATCGTTTCGCAGTATGTCATCGAGAAGTTGAAAACCTAG
- a CDS encoding proline racemase family protein encodes MTFKRTIHAVDTHAGTPMRVVTGGIPHIPGNTVHDKMKWMEANDDGLRKLLLREPRGYPAHCCNIIVPPGHPEADAGYIILEQIEYPVMSGGNTISVVTVLLEMGMLPMKEPVTELTLEAPAGLIRIRAECKDGKVKGVTFKNVPAFAAHLDAVIDVPHLGKVTVDVGWGGMFYVIADVRQFKGLELIPQHGAEIARVSSMIRQAAIEQLPVAHPDYPGVGITISQLSGPSEDPKADWKNAVTMASGAFSWDDPTTWTGALDRCPCGTGTCAKMATLHAKGELPLNQDFRHQSLIGNIYTGRLLEETSIGDKKAVVPTITGKSWIYGLNTLVLEHDDPFPEGFTIGDIWA; translated from the coding sequence ATGACCTTCAAAAGAACCATTCACGCAGTCGATACCCACGCCGGCACGCCAATGCGCGTGGTCACCGGCGGGATCCCTCACATTCCCGGCAATACCGTCCATGACAAGATGAAATGGATGGAAGCCAACGATGACGGGCTGCGCAAGCTGCTGCTGCGTGAGCCCCGTGGCTATCCGGCGCACTGCTGCAACATCATCGTTCCGCCCGGCCACCCGGAAGCCGATGCCGGCTACATCATCCTGGAGCAGATCGAATACCCGGTGATGTCCGGCGGCAACACCATTTCAGTGGTCACGGTGCTGCTGGAAATGGGCATGCTGCCAATGAAGGAACCGGTCACCGAGCTGACCCTGGAAGCCCCCGCCGGCCTGATCCGCATCCGCGCCGAGTGCAAGGACGGCAAGGTCAAGGGTGTCACCTTCAAGAACGTCCCCGCCTTCGCCGCTCACCTGGACGCAGTCATCGATGTACCGCACTTGGGCAAGGTCACCGTGGATGTGGGCTGGGGCGGCATGTTCTACGTCATTGCCGACGTTCGCCAGTTCAAAGGCCTGGAGCTGATCCCGCAGCACGGCGCCGAGATTGCCCGGGTTTCTTCGATGATTCGCCAGGCGGCCATCGAGCAGTTGCCGGTCGCGCACCCTGATTACCCAGGTGTAGGCATCACCATTTCCCAACTGTCCGGCCCGAGCGAAGACCCGAAAGCCGATTGGAAGAACGCCGTGACCATGGCCTCCGGCGCCTTCTCCTGGGACGATCCGACCACCTGGACCGGTGCACTGGATCGCTGCCCTTGCGGCACCGGCACGTGCGCCAAGATGGCTACCCTGCACGCCAAGGGCGAGTTGCCGCTGAACCAGGATTTCCGTCACCAGAGCCTGATCGGCAACATCTACACCGGGCGCCTGCTGGAAGAGACCAGCATCGGCGATAAAAAGGCCGTGGTGCCGACCATTACCGGCAAAAGCTGGATCTATGGCCTCAACACCCTGGTGCTGGAACACGACGATCCGTTCCCGGAAGGCTTCACCATCGGCGACATCTGGGCCTGA
- a CDS encoding MFS transporter, protein MPDNYKISLEDAPLNSFHKKLAVYSSGAPFLDGYILSIIGVVMAQISQSLQMSTLQEGMVAAAALVGMFLGGFVGGLFTDKLGRKTLYVLVLVALAVFSLAQFWVTTAWSLIALRLLLGIAIGADHPLATSLLAEFLPKKQRGSILASLVLMWFVGAAVAYVAGELILRSGEPDAWRWALASAVVPAVLFLIMRAGTPESARWLLSKGRTQDADQVIKKVYGNQYSIANLPEKAPTRKISVWSLFHSTYGKRIFFVSIFWTCSIIPQFAIYAFAPRILNAMGLTGDMAAWGAVAITVMFVFGCLAGVKLINPLGRRNMLMHSFLWSGLALLALGLFPEGSAQLTLILFGSYALFIGGAQVLQYVYPNELFPTEIRGSAVGLSTSLSRIGAAVGTYLVPLSLTSIGIANTMIVAFGISMVGLFFTWLMAPETRSLDLQQASAASY, encoded by the coding sequence ATGCCTGACAATTACAAGATTTCGCTGGAAGACGCACCGCTGAACAGTTTCCACAAGAAGCTCGCCGTCTATTCGTCCGGCGCTCCATTCCTGGACGGCTACATCCTCAGCATCATCGGCGTCGTCATGGCGCAGATCAGCCAATCGCTGCAAATGAGCACCCTGCAAGAGGGCATGGTTGCAGCGGCGGCGCTGGTGGGCATGTTCCTCGGCGGCTTCGTCGGTGGTCTGTTTACCGACAAGCTTGGCCGCAAGACCCTGTACGTACTGGTGCTGGTTGCACTGGCAGTGTTCTCGCTCGCCCAGTTCTGGGTGACCACCGCCTGGTCGCTGATTGCGTTGCGGTTGCTGCTGGGCATTGCCATCGGCGCGGACCATCCACTGGCAACCTCCTTGCTGGCCGAGTTCCTGCCCAAGAAACAGCGCGGCTCCATCCTGGCGAGCCTGGTCCTGATGTGGTTCGTCGGTGCCGCCGTGGCCTATGTGGCCGGTGAACTCATCCTCAGGAGTGGCGAGCCCGATGCCTGGCGCTGGGCGCTGGCGAGTGCAGTGGTTCCGGCCGTGCTGTTCCTGATCATGCGCGCAGGCACCCCGGAATCGGCGCGCTGGCTGCTGAGCAAGGGCCGCACCCAGGACGCGGACCAAGTGATCAAGAAGGTCTATGGCAACCAGTACTCCATCGCCAATCTTCCGGAAAAGGCCCCGACCCGCAAGATCTCGGTCTGGTCACTGTTTCATTCGACCTACGGCAAGCGCATCTTCTTCGTCAGCATCTTCTGGACCTGCTCCATCATTCCGCAATTCGCCATTTATGCCTTCGCACCGCGCATCCTGAACGCCATGGGCCTGACCGGTGACATGGCCGCCTGGGGCGCAGTGGCAATCACGGTCATGTTCGTTTTCGGCTGCCTGGCAGGCGTGAAGCTGATCAATCCCTTGGGTCGGCGCAACATGCTCATGCACAGCTTCTTGTGGTCGGGCCTCGCCCTGCTGGCGCTGGGGCTGTTCCCGGAAGGTTCGGCGCAACTGACACTGATCCTGTTCGGCAGCTATGCCCTGTTCATCGGCGGCGCCCAGGTTCTGCAATACGTCTATCCGAACGAACTGTTCCCGACCGAGATCCGCGGCTCCGCCGTCGGCCTGTCGACCTCGCTTTCGCGGATCGGCGCCGCAGTCGGCACCTATCTGGTACCGCTGTCGCTGACCTCCATCGGGATTGCCAACACCATGATCGTCGCCTTCGGCATCTCCATGGTCGGCCTCTTTTTCACCTGGCTGATGGCACCGGAAACCCGCTCCCTGGACCTGCAACAGGCCAGCGCCGCGAGCTACTGA
- the gabD gene encoding NADP-dependent succinate-semialdehyde dehydrogenase: MQLKDTSLFRQQAYIDGTWADADSGQTLKVSNPATLETIGTVPKMGAAETRRAIEAADKALPAWRALTAKERAGKLRRWFELMIEHQDDLARLMTLEQGKPLTEAKGEIVYAASFLEWFAEEAKRVYGDVIPGHQPDKRLIVIKQPIGVTAAITPWNFPAAMITRKAGPALAAGCTMVLKPASQTPYSALALAELAARAGIPNGVFNVVTGSAGDVGGELTSNPIVRKLSFTGSTEIGRQLMAECAKDIKKVSLELGGNAPFIVFDDADLDKAVEGAIISKYRNNGQTCVCANRLYIQDSVYDAFAEKLKAAVAKLKIGNGLEDGTTTGPLIDEKAVAKVQEHIADAVGKGATVLAGGKPMQGNFFEPTILTNVPKTAAVAKEETFGPLAPLFRFKDEAEVIALSNDTEFGLASYFYARDLARVFRVAEALEYGMVGVNTGLISNEVAPFGGIKASGLGREGSKYGIEDYLEIKYLCLGI; this comes from the coding sequence ATGCAACTCAAAGACACTTCGCTGTTCCGTCAGCAAGCCTACATCGACGGAACCTGGGCCGACGCCGACAGCGGCCAGACCCTCAAGGTCAGCAACCCGGCCACCCTCGAAACCATCGGCACCGTGCCAAAGATGGGCGCCGCCGAAACCCGTCGCGCCATCGAAGCCGCCGACAAGGCGCTACCGGCCTGGCGTGCACTGACCGCCAAGGAGCGCGCCGGCAAACTGCGGCGCTGGTTCGAATTGATGATCGAACACCAGGATGATCTCGCGCGCCTGATGACCCTCGAACAGGGCAAGCCATTGACCGAAGCCAAAGGCGAAATCGTCTACGCGGCTTCGTTCCTGGAATGGTTTGCCGAAGAAGCCAAGCGCGTCTATGGCGATGTGATTCCCGGTCACCAGCCCGACAAGCGCCTGATCGTGATCAAGCAACCGATCGGCGTGACCGCCGCCATTACCCCGTGGAACTTCCCCGCCGCGATGATCACCCGCAAGGCCGGCCCGGCACTGGCCGCCGGCTGCACCATGGTGCTCAAGCCCGCCTCGCAGACGCCCTACTCCGCCCTGGCTCTCGCCGAGCTGGCGGCACGCGCCGGTATCCCGAACGGTGTCTTCAACGTCGTCACCGGCAGCGCCGGGGACGTGGGTGGCGAGCTGACCAGCAACCCGATCGTGCGCAAGCTGTCCTTCACCGGTTCGACCGAAATCGGTCGCCAGCTGATGGCCGAATGCGCCAAGGACATCAAGAAGGTCTCCCTGGAGCTGGGCGGCAACGCGCCGTTCATCGTGTTCGACGACGCGGACCTGGATAAGGCCGTCGAAGGCGCGATCATTTCCAAATACCGCAACAACGGCCAGACCTGCGTCTGCGCCAACCGCCTGTACATCCAGGATTCGGTGTACGACGCGTTCGCCGAGAAACTCAAGGCCGCGGTCGCCAAGCTCAAGATCGGCAACGGTCTGGAAGACGGCACCACCACCGGTCCGCTGATCGACGAGAAAGCCGTCGCCAAGGTCCAGGAACACATCGCCGATGCCGTGGGCAAAGGCGCGACCGTACTGGCCGGTGGCAAGCCGATGCAAGGCAATTTCTTCGAGCCGACCATCCTGACCAACGTCCCGAAAACCGCCGCCGTGGCCAAGGAAGAGACCTTCGGTCCGCTGGCGCCGCTGTTCCGCTTCAAAGACGAAGCCGAAGTGATCGCGCTGTCCAACGACACCGAGTTCGGCCTGGCCTCGTACTTCTATGCCCGCGACCTGGCTCGTGTATTCCGTGTGGCCGAGGCCCTGGAATACGGCATGGTCGGCGTCAATACCGGGTTGATCTCCAACGAAGTCGCGCCGTTCGGCGGCATCAAGGCTTCGGGCCTGGGCCGTGAAGGCTCCAAGTACGGCATCGAGGACTACCTGGAAATCAAATACCTCTGCCTCGGAATCTGA
- a CDS encoding acetolactate synthase large subunit, which yields MAKAADVVVQCLENEGVEYVFGIPGEENLDLLESLRKSKIKLVLTRHEQSAGFMAATYGRLTGKTGVSLSTLGPGATNLVTASAYAYLGGMPMMMITGQKPIKKSKQGRFQIIDVCGMMAPITKYTHQFASADNIPARMREAFRLAEEEKPGAVHLELPEDIAAEQTDSLPIPPSLHRRPLAEHKAVEAAVEKLKTARSPILVIGAGANRKMTAKVLKQLIDQTGIPFITTQMGKGVVDERHPRFLGNAALSSGDFVHRAVEAADLIINIGHDVIEKPPFFMVRGGTEVIHINFRSAEVDAVYFPQIEVIGDIANAVWQIGEALGDTSHWDFTRLMAIREANETQIVEGADDDRFPVYPQRLVADVRRALPSEGIVALDNGIYKIWFARNYKAHKPNTVLLDNALATMGAGLPSAMAAHLVHPDRPVVSVCGDGGFMMNSQELETAVRLKMNLTVIILRDDGYGMIRWKQANMGFTDFGLDYGNPDFVQYAQAYGAKGHRVESAEGFLPLLLDCLNTPGVHVIDCPVDYSENDHILNTELRTRSAQV from the coding sequence ATGGCCAAGGCCGCCGATGTGGTTGTGCAATGTCTGGAGAACGAAGGCGTCGAGTATGTGTTCGGCATTCCCGGCGAAGAAAACCTCGACCTGCTGGAGTCCCTGCGCAAGTCGAAGATCAAGCTGGTGCTGACGCGCCACGAGCAGTCCGCCGGTTTCATGGCCGCCACCTACGGCCGACTGACCGGCAAGACCGGGGTCAGCCTGTCGACCCTGGGGCCTGGCGCGACCAACCTGGTCACCGCCAGTGCCTACGCGTATCTGGGCGGCATGCCAATGATGATGATCACCGGCCAGAAGCCGATCAAGAAGTCCAAGCAGGGCCGCTTCCAGATCATCGATGTGTGCGGCATGATGGCGCCCATCACCAAGTACACCCACCAGTTCGCCTCGGCCGATAACATTCCGGCCCGCATGCGTGAGGCGTTCCGCCTGGCCGAGGAAGAGAAACCGGGCGCCGTGCACCTGGAGTTGCCGGAAGACATCGCCGCCGAGCAGACCGACAGCCTGCCGATCCCGCCGAGCCTGCACCGTCGTCCGCTGGCCGAGCACAAGGCCGTCGAAGCCGCCGTCGAAAAACTCAAGACCGCCCGCAGCCCGATCCTGGTGATCGGTGCCGGCGCCAACCGCAAGATGACCGCCAAGGTCCTCAAGCAGCTGATCGACCAGACCGGCATCCCGTTCATCACCACCCAGATGGGCAAGGGTGTGGTCGACGAGCGCCACCCGCGCTTCCTCGGCAACGCCGCGCTGTCGTCCGGCGACTTCGTCCACCGCGCCGTTGAAGCTGCCGACCTGATCATCAACATCGGCCACGACGTGATCGAGAAGCCACCGTTCTTCATGGTCCGGGGCGGCACGGAAGTCATCCACATCAACTTCCGCTCGGCGGAAGTTGATGCCGTGTACTTCCCGCAGATCGAAGTGATCGGTGACATCGCCAACGCCGTGTGGCAGATCGGCGAAGCCCTGGGCGACACCTCGCATTGGGATTTCACCCGTTTGATGGCGATCCGTGAGGCGAACGAAACGCAGATCGTCGAAGGCGCCGACGACGACCGCTTCCCGGTCTACCCGCAACGCCTGGTTGCCGACGTCCGTCGCGCCCTGCCGTCCGAAGGCATCGTGGCCCTGGACAACGGCATCTACAAGATCTGGTTCGCCCGCAACTACAAGGCGCACAAGCCCAACACCGTGCTGCTGGACAATGCCCTGGCGACCATGGGCGCCGGCCTGCCATCGGCCATGGCTGCGCATCTGGTACACCCGGATCGCCCGGTCGTTTCGGTGTGCGGTGACGGCGGTTTCATGATGAACAGCCAGGAACTGGAAACCGCGGTGCGCCTGAAGATGAACCTGACAGTGATCATCCTGCGCGACGACGGCTACGGCATGATCCGCTGGAAGCAGGCCAATATGGGCTTCACCGACTTCGGCCTGGACTACGGCAACCCGGACTTCGTCCAGTACGCCCAAGCCTACGGCGCCAAGGGTCACCGGGTGGAGAGCGCCGAGGGTTTCCTGCCGCTGCTGCTAGATTGCCTGAACACGCCAGGCGTACACGTGATCGATTGCCCGGTGGACTACTCCGAGAACGATCACATCCTCAACACCGAGCTCAGAACGCGTAGCGCGCAAGTCTGA
- a CDS encoding NAD(P)/FAD-dependent oxidoreductase: protein MKIKEIPADNDACGWFHLSKQRAPRPARSGQVRARWAVVGAGFTGLAVARQLALNFPTDEIVLMEAQEVGFGTSGRNSGFAIDLPHDIGAPDYIGDPAIACMHLKLNLYAQDLLASLVSRYGIDCQLSRVGKYQAAVEDKGLRILEAYRGGLEKLGQAFEIIEGQDLPAHLGTSFYRRALYTPGTMLLQPASLVKGLADSLPDNVSLFENCAVTGVEYADPIVLTHAKGTVVADKLVLANNAFATQFGFLKGRLLPIFTYASMTRPLTEEEQARLGGKEQWGIIPADPFGSTLRRTPDQRLLVRNSFDYHPNGKTTPGLLAKAQQAQRKSFERRFPMLPDVGFEYTWGGALCMTRNHAGHFGELARNVYGALGCNGLGITRGTGTGTLLADWLAGKSNDLIEFLRCSEGPNANPPEPLLSLGINTNLRWGQYRAGRES from the coding sequence GTGAAAATAAAAGAAATACCCGCCGATAACGACGCCTGCGGCTGGTTCCACCTCAGCAAGCAGAGAGCCCCGCGTCCTGCCCGCAGCGGCCAGGTTCGCGCCCGTTGGGCCGTTGTCGGGGCAGGCTTCACCGGGCTGGCCGTGGCGAGGCAGTTGGCGCTGAACTTTCCCACCGATGAAATCGTTCTGATGGAAGCCCAGGAGGTCGGCTTCGGCACTTCGGGGCGCAACTCGGGCTTTGCGATTGACCTGCCTCACGATATCGGCGCGCCTGACTACATCGGCGATCCAGCCATCGCCTGCATGCACCTGAAGCTGAACCTGTACGCCCAGGATCTCCTGGCGTCGCTGGTTTCCCGGTACGGCATCGACTGTCAGTTGAGCCGGGTGGGCAAATACCAGGCGGCGGTCGAGGACAAGGGCCTGAGGATTCTGGAGGCCTACCGGGGCGGGCTGGAAAAACTCGGCCAGGCGTTCGAGATCATCGAAGGCCAGGACCTGCCGGCGCATCTGGGCACGTCGTTCTACCGCAGGGCGTTATACACGCCCGGCACGATGCTTTTACAACCCGCGAGCCTGGTCAAGGGGTTGGCGGACAGCCTGCCCGACAACGTTTCACTCTTCGAGAACTGCGCGGTGACAGGGGTTGAATATGCCGATCCCATCGTGCTGACCCACGCCAAGGGCACCGTCGTGGCCGACAAGCTGGTGCTCGCCAATAACGCTTTCGCCACGCAGTTCGGTTTTCTCAAGGGGCGACTGCTGCCGATCTTCACCTACGCCAGCATGACCCGCCCGCTCACTGAAGAAGAGCAGGCGCGCTTAGGTGGCAAGGAGCAGTGGGGCATCATCCCCGCCGACCCTTTCGGCAGTACGCTGCGCCGCACGCCTGATCAACGCCTGCTGGTGCGCAACAGTTTCGATTACCACCCCAACGGCAAGACCACCCCGGGCCTGCTCGCGAAAGCGCAGCAGGCGCAGCGCAAGTCCTTCGAGCGGCGCTTCCCCATGCTGCCCGACGTCGGGTTCGAATACACCTGGGGCGGTGCGCTGTGCATGACCCGTAACCATGCCGGGCATTTCGGCGAGCTGGCACGCAATGTCTACGGCGCCCTCGGTTGCAATGGCCTGGGCATCACCCGGGGTACCGGCACGGGCACGCTGCTGGCCGATTGGTTGGCCGGCAAGAGCAACGACCTGATCGAGTTTCTGCGGTGCTCCGAAGGTCCGAATGCGAATCCACCGGAGCCACTGCTCTCCTTGGGCATCAATACCAACCTGCGCTGGGGACAGTACCGGGCGGGTCGGGAAAGCTGA
- a CDS encoding cupin domain-containing protein — translation MSIKPTVIKQAEQSPMGELAPAKLPIGDVVAQSRLGQDSTLEASGASVGVWECSPGVFRRHIMNREFSHVISGWCIFTPDGGEPVELHAGDAVFFPANCEGIWDIREQFRKTYVIF, via the coding sequence ATGTCCATCAAACCAACCGTAATCAAACAGGCCGAACAATCCCCCATGGGCGAGCTGGCCCCGGCCAAGCTGCCTATCGGCGATGTCGTCGCCCAGTCGCGCCTGGGGCAGGACAGCACACTCGAAGCGTCCGGCGCCTCGGTCGGTGTCTGGGAATGCAGCCCTGGTGTTTTCCGCCGGCACATTATGAACCGCGAATTCAGCCACGTGATTTCCGGCTGGTGCATCTTCACCCCGGATGGCGGCGAGCCCGTCGAGTTGCATGCCGGCGACGCGGTGTTCTTCCCGGCCAACTGCGAAGGCATCTGGGACATTCGCGAGCAGTTCCGCAAGACCTATGTGATTTTCTAA
- a CDS encoding RidA family protein gives MITRIDASHRASKLVIAGDRVETSGLVANDCSVGIAGQTRDVLAQLDALLAKADVGREGLMRVQIWLADMKDFEAMNVVYDAWVGGAHQPARACVGSQLASADYLIEIQGWAQR, from the coding sequence ATGATCACTCGAATTGATGCATCCCACCGCGCCAGTAAGCTGGTCATCGCCGGTGATCGGGTCGAAACCTCCGGCCTGGTCGCCAACGACTGTTCAGTCGGCATCGCCGGACAGACGCGGGATGTGCTGGCGCAGCTCGACGCGTTGCTGGCAAAGGCCGATGTCGGTCGGGAAGGCCTGATGCGCGTACAGATCTGGCTGGCCGACATGAAGGATTTCGAGGCGATGAATGTGGTGTACGACGCCTGGGTCGGTGGCGCGCACCAGCCAGCGCGGGCCTGTGTCGGCTCGCAATTGGCCAGTGCCGATTACCTGATTGAGATCCAGGGCTGGGCTCAGCGCTGA
- a CDS encoding NAD(P)-binding domain-containing protein, with product MKAIGVLGVGALTEKVVRGLRRGGFSAPIYLSPRNVERAESLARDYDCDVLADNQAVVDASRILLLGVRPDQLESLAHSVDIGPRHQLVSFISGVSHRELMRLFGTDKTIRSMLSYAAETNSTNVVLNPPSKEITALFDSLGTLVPVEREDQFELATVAACMNGWFYFLLHDLHRWIADKGFDPAQSRQLILGSLSDCIAYARLREDQSFANLGKSIATSGTYTALGLEMLDLHQANAAWSAACEIVLDALLTKTQEGDRK from the coding sequence ATGAAGGCGATCGGCGTGCTCGGGGTGGGTGCTCTCACCGAGAAGGTGGTGAGAGGCTTGCGCAGAGGTGGTTTCTCGGCCCCTATCTATTTGAGCCCCCGCAATGTGGAACGGGCGGAAAGTCTCGCCAGGGATTACGACTGCGACGTACTGGCGGACAATCAGGCGGTGGTCGATGCCTCGCGCATTCTGCTGCTGGGTGTTCGTCCCGACCAATTGGAATCGCTCGCCCATAGCGTCGATATCGGCCCCCGGCACCAATTGGTGTCCTTCATCTCGGGCGTCAGTCATCGCGAGTTGATGCGCTTGTTCGGCACCGACAAGACCATTCGTTCGATGCTCTCCTATGCCGCCGAAACCAACAGCACCAACGTGGTCCTGAACCCACCGTCGAAAGAGATCACGGCGCTGTTCGACTCACTGGGAACGTTGGTTCCGGTGGAGCGCGAAGACCAGTTCGAACTGGCGACCGTCGCGGCCTGCATGAACGGTTGGTTCTATTTCCTCCTGCATGACCTGCATCGCTGGATCGCCGACAAGGGCTTCGATCCGGCTCAGAGCAGGCAGTTGATTCTCGGCAGCCTGAGCGACTGCATTGCATACGCCAGGCTTCGAGAAGACCAGTCTTTCGCCAATCTCGGCAAGTCCATTGCCACGTCGGGCACCTATACGGCGCTTGGCCTCGAGATGCTGGACCTGCACCAGGCGAATGCAGCATGGAGCGCTGCTTGTGAAATTGTTCTAGATGCACTGTTAACAAAAACACAAGAGGGTGACCGCAAATGA
- a CDS encoding ABC transporter substrate-binding protein: MKKTNDVSFNSQTPCAGAGAASKKGGGVKKFLFATPLVFGLAAGVSAANAAQCGAVTIASMNWASAELLAEVDKFILQNGYGCDASVVLGDTVPTLTSMAEKGKPDVAPESWTSLRPPITQKNIEEGKLLIASKSLAEGGVQGIYIPKFIVDAHPDIKTIADALKHPELFPDPEDSSKGAWSAGQQGWGGTIIASQYYKAYKAKEAGFNLVDTGSAAGHDGSLVRAYERKKGWIGYYWEPTSLLGKYEMVRLPSGAPYDATEWNRCNKVEKCPDPKPNEWPADEVNTIVTKSFASRSGPAYEYLQHRSWPNAMVSRMLAWMADNQATGADGAKEFLKKNPDVWAKWVSPEAAGKIKSAL; the protein is encoded by the coding sequence ATGAAAAAAACAAACGACGTGTCCTTCAACAGCCAGACACCTTGCGCCGGGGCGGGCGCAGCCAGCAAGAAAGGAGGTGGGGTCAAGAAGTTCCTTTTCGCCACGCCCCTGGTGTTCGGCCTGGCTGCCGGTGTATCGGCTGCCAATGCCGCGCAATGCGGCGCTGTCACCATCGCCAGCATGAACTGGGCATCGGCCGAGCTGCTGGCCGAAGTGGACAAATTCATCCTGCAGAACGGCTATGGCTGTGATGCCAGCGTCGTGCTGGGGGATACCGTGCCGACCCTGACCTCCATGGCTGAAAAGGGCAAGCCGGACGTGGCCCCCGAGTCCTGGACCAGCCTGCGCCCACCGATCACCCAGAAGAACATTGAAGAAGGCAAGTTGCTGATCGCCAGCAAATCCCTGGCTGAAGGGGGTGTACAGGGCATCTATATTCCCAAGTTCATTGTCGATGCTCACCCCGACATCAAGACCATCGCCGATGCACTGAAGCATCCCGAACTGTTCCCGGATCCGGAGGACAGCTCGAAAGGTGCCTGGTCCGCGGGTCAGCAAGGCTGGGGCGGTACCATCATCGCCAGCCAATACTACAAGGCCTACAAGGCCAAGGAAGCGGGCTTCAACCTGGTCGATACCGGCTCGGCAGCCGGACACGACGGCTCGCTCGTGCGCGCCTATGAGCGCAAGAAGGGCTGGATCGGCTACTACTGGGAGCCCACGTCGCTGCTCGGCAAGTACGAGATGGTGCGCCTTCCTTCCGGCGCGCCTTACGACGCGACCGAGTGGAACCGCTGCAACAAGGTGGAAAAGTGCCCGGATCCAAAGCCTAACGAGTGGCCAGCCGATGAGGTCAACACCATCGTGACCAAGTCGTTCGCCAGTCGTTCCGGCCCAGCCTACGAATACCTCCAGCACCGTTCCTGGCCGAACGCAATGGTCAGCCGCATGCTGGCCTGGATGGCCGACAACCAGGCCACGGGTGCCGACGGCGCGAAGGAGTTCCTGAAGAAGAACCCGGATGTGTGGGCCAAGTGGGTGTCGCCTGAAGCCGCCGGGAAGATCAAGTCAGCCTTGTAG